The following coding sequences are from one Gossypium hirsutum isolate 1008001.06 chromosome A12, Gossypium_hirsutum_v2.1, whole genome shotgun sequence window:
- the LOC107937852 gene encoding autophagy-related protein 8C-like, whose product MAKSSFKLEHPLERRQAEAARIREKYPDRIPVIVERAEKSDVPDIDKKKYLVPADLTVGQFVYVVRKRIKLGPEKAIFIFVKNILPPTAAMMSAIYDENHDEDGFLYMTYSGENTFGIH is encoded by the exons ATGGCCAAGAGCTCCTTTAAGTTGGAACACCCTCTCG AAAGGAGGCAAGCTGAAGCTGCACGCATTAGGGAAAAGTATCCGGACAGAATCCCA GTTATTGTTGAAAGGGCCGAAAAGAGCGATGTGCCTGATATTGATAAGAAAAA ATATCTGGTTCCTGCTGATCTAACTGTTGGTCAATTCGTTTATGTTGTCCGGAAGAGGATCAAGCTTGGTCCTGAGAAGGCTATATTCATTTTTGTGAAGAACATTCTACCACCAACTG CCGCTATGATGTCTGCCATATATGATGAAAACCATGATGAAGATGGTTTCCTTTATATGACTTACAGTGGTGAAAACACATTTGGGATTCATTGA